The Leishmania mexicana MHOM/GT/2001/U1103 complete genome, chromosome 4 genome includes a window with the following:
- a CDS encoding putative cytochrome c oxidase assembly factor, which translates to MMELCRSGALLRLRSHFGAVRRNFPMGSAATDAAALVSTAITPLTCSRRAFREQGAANPNNPDATEAAELEKDWQALKKYGMIGGFALLCIATLWYGSRQAKQRYFGAEGSARVSVETRGRPALGGPFVLVNTKGEPVSQAEFLGSWAFFYFGFTHCPEICPVELNRMSHVVDAVRAGRPQERIAPLFVSCDPRRDSLEAIDEYLSVFHPDFIGLVGTPKQVNDACRSYRIYYSIPAEEDAEQEDYLIDHSIAIFLFDPQGRFVDFFGNRYDEREITEKVLHYMSEYAKDPTWTNW; encoded by the coding sequence ATGATGGAGTTGTGCCGCTCCGGCGCTCTACTGCGCCTCCGATCCCATTTTGGTGCCGTGCGACGCAACTTCCCGATGGGTtcggccgccaccgacgctgccgcccttgTGAGCACTGCGATAACGCCGCTTacgtgcagccgccgcgcttTCCGCGAGCAGGGCGCAGCCAACCCAAACAACCCCGACGCGaccgaggcggcggagctcgAGAAAGACTGGCAGGCGTTGAAGAAGTACGGCATGATCGGAGGGTTTGCTCTTCTCTGCATCGCGACGCTGTGGTACGGAAGCCGCCAAGCCAAGCAGCGCTACTTCGGCGCGGAGGGCAGCGCGCGGGTCAGCGTCGAGACGCGCGGCCGCCCTGCGCTCGGTGGGCCGTTTGTGCTGGTGAACACGAAGGGTGAACCAGTTTCGCAGGCGGAATTCCTCGGCTCGTGGGCCTTCTTCTACTTCGGCTTCACGCACTGCCCGGAGATCTGCCCAGTCGAGCTGAACCGCATGTCGCACGTCGTCGACGCTGTCCGCGCCGGCCGCCCGCAGGAGCGCATTGCACCGCTGTTTGTCTCGTGCGACCCGCGCCGTGACTCGCTCGAGGCCATTGACGAGTACCTCTCCGTGTTCCACCCCGACTTCATTGGGCTCGTTGGCACGCCGAAGCAGGTGAACGACGCGTGCCGCTCGTACCGCATCTACTACTCCATCcccgccgaggaggacgccgaGCAGGAGGACTACCTGATCGATCACAGCATTGCCATCTTCCTCTTCGACCCACAGGGCCGTTTCGTCGACTTCTTCGGAAACCGCTACGACGAGCGTGAGATTACGGAGAAGGTGCTGCACTACATGTCCGAGTACGCCAAGGATCCGACATGGACTAACTGGTAG